One genomic window of Acuticoccus sediminis includes the following:
- a CDS encoding transglutaminase family protein: MRLSICHETDYRYEQAPNSVIELLRLTPASTATQTVRSWRIDVSGDAVLRRSEDAFGNLVHTFSVSSPGESLTITATGTVDTEPTNGVVTGTPERLPVGVFLRHTPLTEPDDAIRDLAAAARAKSSDTPLDRAHALNTMVFETMRYETGRTGVATTAAAALEAGHGVCQDLAHILIAAARADGLPARYISGYQYVEGRPRTSHEAHAWTEIHLPDLGWIAFDPTMGLCGTDHYVRVAVGLDTMSASPLRGAIYGGLGEVLDVTVTVDCAPGGPGGRQRQSQGGQSQSMD, encoded by the coding sequence CACCGCGACGCAGACCGTGCGCTCCTGGCGCATCGACGTCTCGGGCGACGCCGTGCTGCGCCGCTCGGAGGATGCGTTCGGCAACCTCGTCCACACCTTCTCGGTCAGCTCGCCGGGCGAGAGCCTGACGATCACCGCCACCGGAACCGTCGACACCGAGCCGACCAACGGCGTCGTCACCGGAACGCCGGAGCGCCTCCCGGTGGGCGTCTTCCTGCGCCACACCCCGCTGACCGAGCCGGACGACGCGATCCGCGACCTCGCCGCGGCGGCCCGCGCCAAGTCCAGCGACACGCCGCTCGACCGCGCGCACGCCCTCAACACGATGGTCTTCGAGACCATGCGCTACGAGACCGGGCGCACCGGCGTCGCGACGACAGCCGCGGCGGCCCTCGAGGCGGGACACGGCGTCTGCCAGGACCTCGCCCACATCCTCATCGCCGCCGCCCGGGCAGACGGCCTCCCGGCGCGCTACATCTCCGGCTACCAGTACGTCGAGGGCCGCCCGCGCACCTCGCACGAGGCGCACGCGTGGACCGAGATCCACCTGCCGGACCTCGGCTGGATCGCGTTCGACCCGACCATGGGCCTGTGCGGCACCGACCACTACGTGCGCGTCGCCGTCGGCCTCGACACGATGAGCGCCTCCCCGCTGCGCGGGGCGATTTACGGCGGCCTCGGCGAAGTGCTGGACGTCACCGTCACGGTGGACTGCGCCCCGGGCGGACCGGGCGGCCGGCAGCGCCAGAGCCAGGGCGGCCAGTCCCAGTCGATGGACTGA
- a CDS encoding homospermidine synthase, with protein MSDWPIHGTITGPIVMIGFGSIGRGTLPLIERHFEYDKSRMVVIDPSDADKRLLDERGIEFIQLAITAGNYREVLTPLLTKGEGQGFCVNLSVDTSSLDILKLTRELGVLYVDTVVEPWPGFYFDENAKPETRTNYHLRETVRAEKRANPGGTTAVSCCGANPGMVSWFVKQALMNLAEELGHPAAMPTSREEWAKLMQGLGVKGVHIAERDTQRTKHPKPMDAFWNTWSVEGFVSEGLQPAELGWGSHEKWMPENMRVQPEGSGCLAARFMLQPGANTRVRTWCPTPGAQYGFLVTHNESVSIADYYTVGEGLDPEYRPTCHYAYHPANDAVLSLHEMFGQAGQPQSVFHVLDEDEIEDGIDELGVLLYGHARNAYWFGSQLSVEETRRIAPYQNATGLQVTSAVLAGMVWALENPEAGIVEADEMDHVRCLEVQLPYLGPVKGYYTDWTPLDGRPHLFPDDLDTSDPWQFKNVLVR; from the coding sequence ATGAGCGACTGGCCGATCCACGGCACCATCACCGGTCCGATCGTCATGATCGGGTTTGGCTCCATCGGGCGAGGCACACTGCCGCTCATCGAACGGCACTTCGAGTACGACAAGAGCCGGATGGTCGTCATCGACCCGTCCGACGCCGACAAGCGGCTGCTCGACGAGCGCGGTATCGAGTTCATCCAGCTCGCCATCACCGCCGGCAACTACCGCGAGGTGCTGACCCCGCTCCTGACCAAGGGCGAGGGCCAGGGCTTCTGCGTCAACCTCTCGGTCGACACCTCGTCGCTGGACATCCTGAAGCTCACCCGTGAGCTCGGCGTCCTTTATGTCGACACCGTCGTCGAACCGTGGCCCGGCTTCTACTTCGACGAGAACGCCAAGCCCGAGACGCGCACCAACTACCACCTGCGCGAGACCGTGCGCGCCGAGAAGCGGGCCAATCCCGGCGGCACCACGGCCGTCTCCTGCTGCGGCGCCAACCCCGGCATGGTGTCCTGGTTCGTGAAGCAGGCGCTGATGAACCTCGCCGAGGAGCTCGGCCACCCCGCCGCGATGCCGACGAGCCGCGAGGAATGGGCGAAGCTCATGCAGGGCCTCGGCGTGAAGGGCGTCCACATCGCCGAGCGCGACACCCAGCGCACCAAGCACCCGAAGCCGATGGACGCCTTCTGGAATACCTGGTCCGTCGAGGGCTTCGTCTCCGAGGGGCTGCAGCCGGCCGAGCTCGGCTGGGGCAGCCACGAGAAGTGGATGCCCGAGAACATGCGCGTCCAGCCGGAAGGCTCGGGCTGCCTTGCCGCGCGCTTCATGCTCCAGCCCGGCGCCAACACGCGCGTGCGCACCTGGTGCCCGACGCCCGGCGCCCAGTACGGCTTCCTCGTGACGCACAACGAGAGCGTCTCGATCGCCGACTACTACACCGTCGGCGAGGGTCTCGACCCCGAGTACCGCCCGACCTGCCACTACGCCTACCACCCGGCCAACGACGCGGTCCTGTCGCTGCACGAGATGTTCGGTCAGGCGGGTCAGCCGCAGTCGGTCTTCCACGTCCTCGACGAGGACGAGATCGAGGACGGCATCGACGAGCTCGGCGTCCTCCTCTACGGCCACGCCCGGAACGCCTACTGGTTCGGCTCGCAGCTCTCCGTCGAGGAGACGCGCCGCATCGCGCCGTACCAGAACGCCACCGGCCTGCAGGTGACCTCGGCGGTCCTCGCCGGCATGGTCTGGGCGCTCGAGAACCCCGAGGCCGGCATCGTCGAGGCCGACGAGATGGACCACGTGCGCTGCCTGGAGGTCCAGCTCCCCTACCTCGGCCCGGTGAAGGGCTACTACACGGACTGGACCCCGCTCGACGGCCGCCCGCACCTCTTCCCGGACGACCTCGACACCTCCGACCCCTGGCAGTTCAAGAACGTCCTCGTTCGCTGA
- a CDS encoding peptidase produces MTYCVGLLLHKGLVMVGDTRTNAGVDNIATFRKLQIFEVPGERVIAIATAGNLAVTQAVVNHMLEGLPGTDGEIQTLYTVPSMFEMAQFAGRAVRTVRERDAEALAQDGNGFDCALLVAGQIGERRLRLFMVYRAGNFLESTEDTPFLQIGEHKYGKPIIDRSVTFHTPLEEALKIALISMDSTIRSNLAVGMPLDAMVLPRDALACTVNVRITESDPYFGHVRDSWSNALREAHLSIPNPPYGY; encoded by the coding sequence ATGACCTACTGTGTCGGTCTCCTGCTCCACAAAGGCCTCGTGATGGTCGGCGACACGCGCACCAACGCGGGCGTCGACAACATCGCGACCTTCCGCAAGCTGCAGATCTTCGAGGTCCCCGGCGAACGGGTCATCGCCATCGCCACAGCCGGCAACCTCGCCGTGACGCAGGCCGTGGTGAACCACATGCTGGAGGGCCTTCCCGGCACCGACGGCGAGATCCAGACGCTCTACACCGTCCCCTCGATGTTCGAGATGGCGCAGTTCGCGGGCCGCGCCGTACGCACGGTGCGCGAACGCGACGCCGAGGCCCTCGCCCAGGACGGCAACGGCTTCGACTGCGCCCTCCTCGTCGCCGGGCAGATCGGCGAGCGGCGGCTGCGCCTCTTCATGGTCTACCGCGCCGGCAACTTCCTCGAGAGCACCGAGGACACGCCCTTCCTGCAGATCGGCGAGCACAAGTACGGCAAGCCCATCATCGACCGCTCGGTGACCTTCCACACCCCGCTCGAAGAGGCGTTGAAGATCGCCCTCATCTCGATGGACTCCACCATCCGCTCCAACCTCGCGGTGGGGATGCCGCTCGACGCGATGGTCCTGCCGCGCGACGCGCTGGCCTGCACCGTCAACGTGCGCATCACCGAGTCGGACCCCTACTTCGGCCACGTGCGCGACTCGTGGTCGAACGCGCTGCGTGAGGCGCACCTGTCGATCCCGAATCCGCCCTACGGCTACTGA
- a CDS encoding GGDEF domain-containing protein, translating to MIGAFQQLMLSASIYILCAFALGLVFDRVSGGPWRDAGCGIVVGLVVASLQLAPLELGSFVVDVDTPLLLVATLYGGPVTAAVVLVAPMAAAILTENAAMVADLLALVVPVLIGLTVLAVWSALGWRVDRRAVLVAACLSPLTLVTTLLPFADFDGAALRTLAIWTAVGTVIFGLTVTNEVRRAQRSRIRRKQRLFNALTGTVPASVFQQQLEHQWRLHERYGHEYSYLLVSIDEAQRAQAALNPDEWDRMRAVVATAVTQATRESDVCTAIDLDRFGLLLPHATLPFAVPVARRVQDAVAAAVDKAKPGLKLTVSIGCAEVTGTTAPNDIEAAAEGQLAVAGPKQRRGVIAPAEDTVSDGLVRSFPGAVAAPVSSDAASAGGDASGRMVASIRGTAASPPTPPRAAIDPAPAAPKAEAAEPDTGTDEEMVGRNAAA from the coding sequence ATGATCGGCGCGTTCCAGCAACTGATGCTGTCGGCCAGCATCTACATCCTGTGCGCCTTCGCGCTCGGGCTCGTGTTCGACCGGGTGAGCGGAGGACCGTGGCGCGACGCCGGCTGCGGCATCGTCGTCGGGCTGGTCGTCGCCTCCCTCCAGCTCGCCCCGCTCGAGCTGGGCTCGTTCGTCGTCGACGTCGACACCCCCCTCCTCCTCGTCGCCACCCTCTACGGCGGTCCGGTCACCGCGGCGGTCGTGCTCGTCGCGCCGATGGCCGCCGCGATCCTCACCGAGAACGCGGCGATGGTGGCGGACCTCCTCGCCCTCGTGGTCCCCGTCCTCATCGGCCTCACGGTGCTGGCGGTCTGGTCCGCGCTCGGCTGGCGCGTCGACCGGCGCGCCGTCCTCGTCGCGGCGTGCCTTTCCCCGCTCACCCTCGTCACGACGCTCCTGCCGTTCGCCGACTTCGACGGCGCGGCGCTGCGCACGCTCGCCATCTGGACGGCCGTCGGCACGGTGATCTTCGGGCTGACGGTCACCAACGAGGTCCGGCGGGCGCAGCGATCGCGCATCCGCCGCAAGCAGCGGCTCTTCAACGCGCTGACCGGCACCGTCCCGGCGAGCGTCTTCCAGCAGCAGCTCGAGCACCAGTGGCGCCTCCACGAACGCTACGGGCACGAATACTCCTACCTTCTCGTCTCCATCGACGAGGCGCAGCGCGCGCAGGCCGCCCTCAACCCGGACGAGTGGGACCGCATGCGCGCCGTCGTCGCCACCGCCGTCACCCAGGCGACGCGGGAGTCGGACGTGTGCACCGCGATCGACCTCGATCGTTTCGGCCTCCTCCTGCCGCACGCGACGCTCCCCTTCGCCGTCCCCGTCGCAAGGCGCGTGCAGGACGCGGTGGCGGCCGCCGTCGACAAGGCGAAGCCGGGTCTCAAGCTCACCGTCTCGATCGGCTGCGCCGAAGTGACGGGGACGACGGCCCCGAACGACATCGAGGCGGCGGCCGAGGGCCAGCTCGCCGTCGCCGGCCCGAAGCAGCGCCGCGGCGTGATCGCGCCGGCGGAAGACACCGTGTCCGACGGCCTCGTCCGCTCCTTCCCCGGCGCCGTCGCCGCGCCCGTCTCGTCAGACGCCGCTTCGGCGGGCGGGGACGCGTCCGGCCGGATGGTGGCCTCGATCCGGGGGACCGCCGCGTCCCCGCCGACACCGCCACGGGCCGCCATCGACCCGGCGCCGGCCGCGCCAAAGGCCGAAGCCGCCGAGCCCGACACGGGAACCGACGAGGAGATGGTCGGCCGCAACGCCGCCGCCTGA